The Capricornis sumatraensis isolate serow.1 chromosome 20, serow.2, whole genome shotgun sequence genome contains the following window.
GTCTTgttctactctttgagaccccatggactgttgcccgccaggctcctctgtccatgggatttcccaggcaagaatactggagtggattgccatttccttctccaggggatcttcccaacctagggattggacccatacctcctgcattggcaggcagattctttacctctgagccactagggaagcccgttCTCATGAACACTGCCTGGTTCTAATGCTTCCCCAGCATCCTGAAAGCATCTGTTGGCATGCATGCTTCTGTTTTTCAGTCCTGCTATGCACAGTATACTTCCCAAAACTGGACTCCCGGACTAGTTTTAGGTAAACTGATTTTTGAACAGCTTTATTGTGGAATAATTCACATACAAATTCACCCATTTTAGATGTGAAATGGGTGTACAGTTTTATAAATTTGGATACATGTATAAGATGTACAACCACCATCACATCAAGTTTTAGGATGCATCCATTGCTCAGAAAAGTTCCTTTGTGCACCCTTGCACTGCCCCGAACCTGGTTCCACACAACTACTAACTTGCTTTCTGTTGCTATAGTTTGCCTTTTTTGAAACTTcatataaattgattttttttttgtcagcttCTGTCTCTTAGCATAACGCTTTTGAGATTCAACCagtagtttttctcttttcttgctgAATAGGATTCCATATATGACATGCCACATTttacccattcatccactgatggacatttgagtgatttctacttttttccaggtggcgctagtggtaaagaatccacctggcaatgcaggagacctgagacatgggttccatccctgtgtcaggaagatcccctggagaaggaaatggcaacccactccagtattcttgcttggagaatcccatgaacagaacagcctggtgggctacagtccatggagtcccaaagagtcagacacgactgaagtgactgagcatttTTAGGCTATTTTCAACaaagttgctatgaacattttcaGACAAGTCCTtggacatatgctttcatttcataAATAGTAAAttgctagggcttcccaggtggcaggagcaataaagaacccacctgtcactgcaggagacaagagacacacagtttcagtccctggagcatagcatggtaacccactcccatattcttgcctggagaatcccatggaaagaggagcctggagggctatagtctggtccataggattgcaaagagttggacacaactgaagcaacttagcacacatgcaaataGCTAACAGTGGATTCACTGAGTCATATGGAAAATGTATGCTTAACtttgaaagaaaatgtcaaaCTGCCTTCCATCATGCTGAGGGAGAGAAGCCAGACACTAAATGTCACATATCATATGATTGCTTGACTATACCATTTTTGCATACTCATCAGCCATATATGTGAGTTCCAATTACTCCAGATCCTCACCAGCACCTCGTCTTATCAGTCTTTCACATTCGATTAATTTAATAGATGTGTAGTGGTCTCTCATTGTGGCTGGTTAGCTCCCTCCATCACCCCCCTTcctctttctcagtctctctctcatgAGCCCTTGTATGTACCTGGGATTCTGAGAGAGGGAATGGCCCCACCAGGGAAATTTCCAAAGAGGATTCAGGAAGCTGCCCTGGTCGTTTCTGGCAGGAGAGAAATTTGATCCTCAGGCTCTCTAAATTGAGGTGTGAGCTGGAACTCCAGGAGAGGATCTGGCTTCCAGTCTAGGCATGACCCTCACCCAGTCCCTTAACAGCACATTCAGCTGTTTGCATTAGCAAATATTTGCCAGCGCATTGTACTTTCCAGCCATCCCCCCACCTCTCACTCCCAGCCAGTCATGTTCCTGACACTGGGGCCCATGGGGTCGGGGTCTCCCAAGCCAGCagtgagccagacatcctgttcTGACACAGAACAGGCTCCCCTTGCCTCTGGTTTCATACCTCATGTTTTCGGACTGTAACCTCACTTTAACCCTGTGAGGTGGCTCCTCTTATCATCACTGTTTAATGGATGACAAAACTAGGCCTGGAACTGTGAAGTAACTTGTACTAGGTCACACAGCTGCCtcctggcagagccaggatttcagTGCAGGAGGTCTGGCTCTGAAGTCATGTCTTCCCTGGGTGTGGAATACAGAATTTGAGTTGTTACAAAGAGTCTTCCTGCCCCATTTCCTTCATCATCCCTACCCAGGAGTCTCAGGTCCAGTGGAGGGTAGTGCCCTGCCTCCACCGCTGCCACGTGAGGCCCCTTCCAGAGAGTCAGCCTACCTGAGAGTTATCCCCAACATACACCCTGGGGATCCTCAGTCCACAGGCCCCTTGGCAGGGCTGCTCAGGCCCAAGGCATCATCCAACCACCATGGAAAAGAGCCTGTCTGTTTTTCAAAacattaaacacagaattaccatacgACCAACAGTTCCATTCCTAGCTCTACAGCCAAGAGAAACGAAAACATAGGACCACACAGGAACTCATAAACAAATGTTTACAACAGTGTAATTCATAAGAGTCAAAAggaggaaacaacccaaatgcccttCAATGAACGAATGGATAGAAAAACTGTTGGTGCAcccacagtgaaatattatttgacCATAAAAAGTAAGTACTGATATGTGCTACACCTTAGATGAAACTCCAAAACATCATGCTGAGGGAGAGAGCCAGACACTAAATGTCACATATCATATGATTGCTTTAATGTGATACATCCAGGATAGGTAAATCTCTGGAGTTAGAGAGCAGATTAATGGTTATCAGCTCATCAGGGGATGGGGGTGTTGGTATGGAAGGTGAGGGGGTAAGGGCGGGAATGGAGAGTGACTGTTTAATGGGTAGGATATATTGCTGGGGTAATGAAAGAATTTTGTAACTAGAGAGATTGCATGAAATCGCAAATATACTaagtgccactgaattgtacactttataaTGGTTCATTGTAATATgaatttggtggtggtttagtcgctaagtcgtgtccgactcttgagactccataaactgtagcctgccaggctcctccgtccttgggattctccaggcaagaatagtggagtgggttgccattcccttctccagggtatcttcccaagccaggaatcaaacccaggtctcctgctttgcaggcagattctttaccgactgagctacaagggaagacttgatttaaaaagaaaaaaaaagggacttctggtggtccagtggttaagagtctgccttccaatgagggagatgagggttcaatccctggtgggggaactaagatcccacatacctccaGGGATCTTAGCCTGAGCGCCCCCAACTCCTGACCCGGGAGATCTTGCTTGCCCAacaaagacctgatgcagccaaaaataaataaatacttttttttttttttcaaaaaaggggGCATCAACCCCAGTTCCCTCTACCCTGCTGCAGAGCTCAGGTGCCCCTCCAGCAGGTAGGACCAGACAGTGGCCCCCACCCCAGTGAGCTGGCTCACTCAGAGCAGGACTGGCACCAGGGTCACGTCTACTACTCGCTCAGGTGCTGATATGTGTGTCTTGCAGTGAGTGTACAAAGTGTCCTGGAAGCCTTGGTGTCTGGAGGGCTGGAACTTGAACCCAGGGTTGCAGAGCACCTTCCCCTGCCTAAGGCTGTCATATCACCCAGGCTCCTGTGGGCAGGGCTGctctcccagccccacctccctcctcccccaacctGGGTGCTAGACTCTGGGTCTTTGGACTGGCCACCAGTCAGGTGGGGGCGGTCTGCTGAGGCTTTCCTAACAACCGTTTAGAGATTGGCTGTGCCAAAGGGCAGGGACATTGTTCCACCTTCCGCCACTTCTGCCCACAGTTGAGTGTGAGTAAGAAGCATGGGCACAGTGGTGAGAACTGGGTCTGGGGTCCTGGTCTGGGTAGCCTGTCTGCTCCTGCCATTCTCTGCTACAGACACTGGTAAGACACACCCACGGGGCCTGAAGAGGtggagcttctgggttggtgggAGGACTTCGAGGAGGGGGCAAGAGTGGGGTAGGGACAGGAAAGTGGGCAGCCTGCTCAGAGAAGGAGCCCTCTGTTCTGCTCAGTTGTTCACCGGAATGCCAAGGGTTGAACATCCTCTCTGGGCAGGGGCAACCATCCAGGTAATGCTACCCATCTCtttttttattatgataaaatatacaaaacataaaattaaccattttgaccatttttaagtgcaATCTGTCATGTTTTTAAGAGTTCCTAGGATTTCATTTAATCAGtaagacacagacatagaaatgATTATCATGAGAAAAAGTTTACTTGCCATTCCCTAGAAACAGGGTCCCTCAGGAGGCAGAGGAAATGaacagggtggggagggatgtggaTGAGAGCTTTCATTGTTGTTTCCTGTGGGAGGAACAGGTAAGACAGGCAGTGTAGGTCTGGGTTAGCTCACTGGAATGGTTTCAGTAAGTTCTGGGGCATGGGGCTGTCCCTAGATGTCCGGGACCTGGCCTTGCATTGATTAGGGCAGGTGCTTAGTTGCCAGGAGTACGAGGGTGCCCAGAGGTGGCGATGGCCAGGGGCATGGCCTCTGGATCGACTGTGAAGGGCACATGTCTCAGTGAGTGGTTTACCATCTCTAAGAACTGGCTAGCCCTGGGAGGGCGGAGCCAGCGAGCTAGATGTCAAAATATcagaacagaaaatacaaaaagataaGGTTGTCACACCTTATTCAGCAGGTGAGAGTTAAGAGAGGGCAAGTGGCCGGCCCAAGCCGACTACCCACTGCCCACCTGGCAGGTCTGTGGGTCTCAGGGTGGTTTAGCTTGTTCACTAGGGGGAACTGACTCAACTTGGAGGAGACATGGGGAGAGGATTTAGGGGGTAGTCACAAGACCCATTTCACAGGCAGGCTGGGGCAGTTCATCAGAGTGCTCAGAACCCGGCCTGGCAGAGGAAGTGCTCAGAGAGCAGACTAGCGGGTCCATCTGCCACCCCAAGCACACTCCCCCACAGCCCCTCTGTCCTGCCCTCAGGGCCGGGGGTCACTCAGCCTGAAGTGGACACACCCCTGGGCCATGTGAGAGGCCTGCAGGTGGGCGTGAAGGGCACAGACCGTCTTGTGAACGTCTTCTTGGGCATTCCATTCGCCCAGCCGCCCCTGGGGCCCCACCGGTTCTCGGCCCCACGCCCAGCGGAGTCTTGGGAAGGTGTGCGAGATGCCAGTAGGGCCCACGCCATGTGAGTAGCCCCGCGGAGGTGGGCAGGCAGGGAGCTGGCAGGGGCCCAGCTACCTGGGCTGGTGGGGCCCAGCTACCTGGGCTGGTGGGGCTGACCCCGGGCCCTCGGGCTCTTCCTCCGCCACAGGTGCCCGCAGGATCTGGAGAGAATGAACAACAGCAGATTTACGCTGGACGGAAAGCACCAGACCTTCCCCATTTCGGAGGACTGCCTGACCCTCAACATATACAGCCCGGCTGAGGCCCCCTCGGGGGCAGGAAGGCCAGTGAGCTGCCTAGAGGGCCCTGTCCACCCAGCCAGCACGGCCAGGCctgacccctccccaccctcgcTCCGAAAGCGCTCCAGGAGTCCCCAGAATGCCCTGAGCCAGTCAATGGGCAGCCGCGGTCACTGACCCACGCCCGTCTCTGCAGGTCATGGTGTGGTTCCACGGGGGATCTCTCGTGACTGGCACCGCCACCGCCCACGATGGGTCTGCCCTGGCCGCCTACGGGGACGTGGTCGTGGTCACAGTCCAGTACCGCCTGGGCTTCCTTGGCTTTTTCAGGTGAGGCAGCAGGCCTGGCGGAGGGCAGTGACTGCGCAGGGTGAGGGTCCCCGGCTCGAAGCAAGACCGGGTCCCAGGCACGCAGGGTGCTGGGCAGAGAAGACTCAGCTGAGGCTTCACCCCCTTGGGGGAGGGGCTCAGCCAAAGCCAGGGTTTGACAGCGGGACTTGGGCCTTTGGGCACAAGATTTTGGCTCCTGGCCTGTGGGTCAACAGAGTCTGTAGGGTCAAAGAACAGCACATTCCAGAAGCCGCTGGAGAGCCAAAGCTGGCAGGTTGCCCAGCCAGGCCCACCCATCCCACATACTGGGCATCTGGCTACCGGGTATTGCTCATAGCCAAGCCAGATTGAGGAGCAAGGGAAGGTGGGGCATCCCAGGGGCTGATTCAGAGCAAAACTTCAGAGGCTGAGGAAGATCTGTCAGGGGATCCAGCCGCCCCTAACCACTGCCCCACCCAACCACCAGCACTGGGGACAAGCATGCTCCTGGCAACTGGGGCTTCCTCGACGCCGTGGCTGCTCTGCGCTGGGTGCAGGGAAACATCACCCCCTTTGGGGGTGACTTCAACTCTGTCACCATCTTTGGTGAATCCAGCGGGGCCTCTGTCGTCTCTGCCCTGGTGAGTCACCCCAGGGAGGGAGCCAGCAGTGGTATCTTCTGCGGTCCCAGACTTCCCAGATCTTCTGCCCTCCTCTGACAGCCACCTGTCCTCCATGCTGCCCCCAGGTCCTGTCCCCGCTGGCTGCAGGGCTGTTCCACAGAGCTATAGCACAGAGTGGAATCGTCACCCTACCGGGGTTACTGGATCCTGACCCCTGGCTCCTGGCTCAGGTCTGCATTTCTTTCACTCTCTCACCCCATGTACACCTGCCCTATGCTTGCTCTTGGAGTCCCAGGGTGGAGGTGTTACCAGTAGCCAGCTCCTTGCTGGCAGAGAGGGATACACTAGGCTGAAGGAAGCACACGACCAGTGAGAACTCAGGGAAAACCGCCAGAGCTCCTAGGGTGTGACATGGTCCCGAAAGCCATCCCTCCAGCCTCACGGGCTACCTGACCCTGCTCCAGCCTCAGCACCAACCATGGTCCCCTCCCTGCCAGAGTAGCGCACACATGACTCCCTCCCCACCTAAACCCTCTCTGCTTTCCTTGCGTGCCTGcatactaaatcacttcagttgtgtccaaccctttgcggccctgtggatggtagcccgccaggctcttctgtccatggcggtctccaggcaagaatactggagttggttgccacaccctcctccaggggatcttcccagacttagggatcgaacccatgtctctcacatctcctgcgctggcagacaagttctttacaactagcatcACCTCCTTCCTTTACTCCACCAAACTTTTTTGAGCCCACTGACTCTGGGACTAGAGTTAATTAGATAATGACACCGTTCTCACAGCGGTAGAGgggacccagacacacacacacacacacacagataaggaCAGTAATGACGTGATGGGGGACACACGGGGTGCCTGAGGACCACCCAAGCTGGTGGGCAAGTAGAGCTTATCTGAGTTGGTGGTAGATCTCTGGCCAGTGACAAGGTCCTGTCTCACATCATTGCCCCGTTTCTCCTACAAATtcgtcctctgtctgtggaaggCAGAGGGCAATGATGGGTGAGAGGGAGTCAAGACACTTTTGTCTGTCCCCAGTCCCTCGCAGACTCCTTGGCCTGCAACTCTGACTCCTCGGCTGAGATGGTGCAGTGCCTTCGGCAGAAGACAAGCGAGGAGATGATCCTCGCCTACAAGTCGGTATGCTCACTTCTTGGGGAATGGCAGTGGGCAGTGACTCAGAGGGGGTTCTGTCCAGTGCCTGCAGGAGCAGAGGGGCAATCAGCAGTGCGGGGTGAggcagctaccagggaagtgaaGGGTCTGGGGGCATGAAGAGGGGGGCCACCCCAGTCCTGAGGGTCTTCTAGCAAAGAAGACGGCTTAGAAGGATCATGGGCCTGGTCTCCCGACTCCCTCCAGTCTTCTCGCCTTGGTGATCTCATCCCCTCTCTTCTCCTTAAGGCTCAGCCACCCAGGCAGGCAGCCAAGGGATCTCTAGGGTCCCATCTGTTGAGGGCCTGACTGGGAGGCTCTCTGCTTTGTTTTCTCCTGCAGAAAAAAATAGCTTCGTACAATATCGATGGCACCTTCTTTCCCAAGAGCGCTGAGGAGCTCCTGAGGGAGAGGCAGTTCCCCTCTGTGCCCTTCCTCTTCGGTGTCAACAACCACGAGTTTGGCTGGCTCATCCCCAGGGTGAGTGTGCCCTTCAAGGCCCTCCCTGCCCCACGTGGTTCTCTCCCACCCCGACACCATCTCCATGTGCTGTGAGCTCAGACCCTTCTGTCTCATAGGTGAGAAAGCAGAGGCTGACCCAGTTTCATTTTCTCAAAGCAAATATTTCCTTCTTAGGGACCACATTTTTGTACTTTCTAGGCAGTATTGATCCATGGCATATTCCTGCCTTGGTGTCTGGTTTATAAGTCTGACTCTATGAGACTAGTTTGTGTGACTCTGTACCTGAGAGACCAACCCCCTGAGATTCCCAAGTTTCTGACAAAGTCAAGTCACTGGGAGACATCATGGCCCACATGCCTTCCCGTCCTTTTCAGGAGCACAGAACACCCCACACAGAGTGTCACCATCATACCTTCCTTCTAAgcatatttccttccttctcataTTTCATTCTCACTCTTCCACCCATCTTCACAATGAATAAATTTAATGCCTGCAAAACCTTCCACAAAGAAAGGGTCATCtcataattttccttcatttcatCACTTCGGCAGCTTCTCACTTTAATCACTGAAGCTAATATTGCAGTGAACGTCTTCATGTCCACAGCTTTTGTCCTCTGATTAAATCCCTTGGATTTAATCCCCAGGGGGACATTTGGGTGCTTGTTAGATGAAAGCCTTAAGCAATGTTGATACTCACTGAAGTTGATAGGAGCTTAcagtccatgtgtgtgtgtgtgtgtgtgtgtgtgtaatagcaGAAGAGTGTTAAGGGGAAACAGTGCCCTGGACTCTGGTAGGCAGCCTTGCCCCCACACTTGCAACATTGAGTTGTGAGTGTTAACAGTGAAAGAGAGCCAACTTGGCTGGCTCCCAAAACACAGGCAAACCTGTCTGGTGTGGAACGCTGTGCCCAGGACTTTGTAGCTAAAGATATTTCTCAGAGTTGGTGACTCAGAGGGCTGCTCACCCCGTCAAAGTGCAGGCGTTCCCTCCACTGTCCATAGGAGCACAACCATAACATTTTCAGCAACTAGATGTTCACTAAGTATCCACGGTGAAAGCTTTAGCCATGGAAAGTAATCTGTATTCCTAATGGAAACTTCTCCACTTCTTACATGTTGCTATTGGTACCGCACTTTCTGAAATTACTTCACTGATTCAAACTGCCACCAGCAATGTCTACAggttttttgtatgtttgtttgttttttcattttgtttgactGCTGTgaggcctgcaggatcttagttccccgactaggaatcaaacccaggccccttgcggtagaagcacagagtcctaaccacttgaccaccagtgaagtccctggaGTCTACAAGCTTTCTTGCAATCTTACCAGCATTTGCAgagcacaattttttaaatgtcaactttaaaaaaatataatttacatagcATAAAAGTTACctctttaaagtgtacaattcagtggttcttAGTACACTCACAAagctgtgcagccatcaccatatCTTATTCCAGAACATTTGCTTCACCATCACGCAGAAAGAAGGCCATGCCCATTTAGCTGTCACTTCCCATCCCTCCCCATGGTCCCCACCCCAGCACTTGGCAACCATGAATCTACTTTCTGTGTCTGATCTACTTTCTGTCAAAtctatggatttgcctcttctggacatttcatacaatagaatcatacaatatgtggggttttgtgtctgacttctttcacctaATATAAGGTTTTCAAGGGCCATCTATGTTGTAGTGGATATCAGTACTTCcctctttttttatggctgaatagttcAGTGTATGGATACaccacatttgtttatccattcatcagttgacagACAGTTGTTTCCACGTTTATGGCTCTTATGGATCCCCCTACTATGAACGTTCGTGTACCAGTTTTTGTGCAAACATATGCCTTAATTGGTCTTGCTTATatactcagggatggaaccagtgggTCCTGGAGTAAGTCTATGCTTAATCATTTCAGGAACTGCTGAACTATTTTTCAAAGTAGCTGCACCACTTTAAATTCCCACCACCAGTGTGTAAGGATTTCAAttactccacatccttgccaatgctTGTTAATATCTTTTGTTTTGATTGTAGTCATcccagtgggtgtgaagtggtatctcattgtggttttgagttgcGCTTCCCTAGTGACTAAAatggtgaacatcttttcatgtgcttatcagccattttaatatttcctttggagaactgtcttctgttttgccatttttaaattgaattatttgtctttttattgttgagttgtaaaatttttcatatattccaGATAGatgtcccttatcagatatatgattttcaaatatttttcccattctgtggattgtaTTTTCACATTGTTGACAGTATCCTTTgccacacaattaaaaaaaaatgatgaagtttatctgttcttctgttggttgcctttttttttttgtcatgcctAAGA
Protein-coding sequences here:
- the CES3 gene encoding carboxylesterase 3 isoform X1; translated protein: MGTVVRTGSGVLVWVACLLLPFSATDTGPGVTQPEVDTPLGHVRGLQVGVKGTDRLVNVFLGIPFAQPPLGPHRFSAPRPAESWEGVRDASRAHAMCPQDLERMNNSRFTLDGKHQTFPISEDCLTLNIYSPAEAPSGAGRPVMVWFHGGSLVTGTATAHDGSALAAYGDVVVVTVQYRLGFLGFFSTGDKHAPGNWGFLDAVAALRWVQGNITPFGGDFNSVTIFGESSGASVVSALVLSPLAAGLFHRAIAQSGIVTLPGLLDPDPWLLAQSLADSLACNSDSSAEMVQCLRQKTSEEMILAYKSKKIASYNIDGTFFPKSAEELLRERQFPSVPFLFGVNNHEFGWLIPRGWGFLDKMDQLSLEDMLAILRPYLTNMDVPTEVMPTIIKEYLGSRSDGQAKREAFQELISDIIITFPMLQFARDLQDSGVSIFFYEFQHRPSSFAKIKPAWVRADHGAELTFMFGGPFLTDESSMLAFPEATEEEQQLSLTMMAQWTNFAWTGDPNGKGLPLWPPFNHEEKYLEISLVPRVNQKPREARMQLWAEILPTKFGQWQQKQQGRKIQEEL
- the CES3 gene encoding carboxylesterase 3 isoform X2, which codes for MGTVVRTGSGVLVWVACLLLPFSATDTGPGVTQPEVDTPLGHVRGLQVGVKGTDRLVNVFLGIPFAQPPLGPHRFSAPRPAESWEGVRDASRAHAMCPQDLERMNNSRFTLDGKHQTFPISEDCLTLNIYSPAEAPSGAGRPVMVWFHGGSLVTGTATAHDGSALAAYGDVVVVTVQYRLGFLGFFSTGDKHAPGNWGFLDAVAALRWVQGNITPFGGDFNSVTIFGESSGASVVSALVLSPLAAGLFHRAIAQSGIVTLPGLLDPDPWLLAQSLADSLACNSDSSAEMVQCLRQKTSEEMILAYKSKKIASYNIDGTFFPKSAEELLRERQFPSVPFLFGVNNHEFGWLIPRGWGFLDKMDQLSLEDMLAILRPYLTNMDVPTEVMPTIIKEYLGSRSDGQAKREAFQELISDIIITFPMLQFARDLQDSGVSIFFYEFQHRPSSFAKIKPAWVRADHGAELTFMFGGPFLTDESSMLEATEEEQQLSLTMMAQWTNFAWTGDPNGKGLPLWPPFNHEEKYLEISLVPRVNQKPREARMQLWAEILPTKFGQWQQKQQGRKIQEEL